GTGGTCGGTGTCGTCGCCGCTGTGCTGCCGTCGATCCGGGCCGCCCGGCTCGACCTACTCGCCGCGATCGCACACGAGTAGTCCATCGCCGGTGCCGGCGTCCAGCCGGTCCCGGGACCGGTGCCAGGTCGGTCCCGGTGCCGGGTCAGGGCCGGCGAGGGGTCGGCCGTAGGTCCGCGAACCCGTGGCCTACGGCCGGCCGGCGACCAACCGCTGGTCCGGGTGCGCCACGGCCGACCGTTGACCGAGGTGTCCGGCGGACAGCGCCTCCCGGTGCACGGCGACCAAGGTCGCCGTGGTCACCCCGACGAGAGAGTCCCGTACGTGCACACCGGGCGGCACCGTCAGCGCCACCTCGGCCGGTACGGCGAGCACCGCGACCCGCGCCGCGTAGGCGCTGGCCACCCCGGCCGGCGAGTCCTCGACCGCCACGCACTCCCGGGGCGCGACGCCGAGGGCGGCGGTGGCGCTCAGGTACGGCGCCGGATCGGGCTTGGTGGCGCTGACCTCGTCGCCGCAGACCACCACGTCGAAGTTGTGCCGGCCCAACGACCGTAGGGCGATGTCCACCAACGGACGCTCGGTCGAGGTCACCAGGGCCGTCCGGAACCCGTCCGACCGCACCGCACGCAGTAGGTCCTCGGCGCCGGGTCGCCACGGCAGGCCGGCACCGAACAACTGGGCGACCCGCCGGGTCACCCAGTCGGCGCCGGTCCGTGGGTCCCGCCACGGCTGGTCAAGGTCGTCGTGCAACAGACGCATCGTGGTGGCCAGGTCCGATCCGACCATCGCCAACCGAGCGGTGGCCGACAACCGGCCGCCGTAACGCTCCGCCAACTCGCGCAGCGCCACATCCCAGAGCTTTTCGCTGTCGATCAAGGTGCCGTCCATGTCGAACAGCACCGCGGCCGGACCGGTGGTGGTCAGTGGAACCTCCCGAGGCGGTGCCGATACGTACCGCCTCGATCCTGCCCGACCAGCGCCGACGGGGCCAACCCCGCGCGGACGTGGCCGGCCACACAGGGCCCGCCGGACGGCCGGGCGCCGGGCGCCGGAGCGGCGGGATCAGTTGTACGGCATCGTCGGGAACCAGCCGACCCCGAAGATCGCCGGAACCCGCACCACCCAGTAGACGACGGTGAACACCCCCAACGCCACCAGCAACGAGCCGGTGATCGCCATAGTGCGCAGCGGATCACCGCTGAGCCAGCGCAGGAAACCACCCCGGCTGACCATGATCAGCACCGCGAACAGCGCGGTCACGATCACGATGTTGCCCAGTGACTGGAGGACGAACGCCGCCGACCCGTACAACGGGTTACCGGTGTCGACCGCCCAGTGGAACAGCTTGTTGAACAACGGGTACGGCCGGCCGATCAGGAACCCGCCGATCAGCGCGCCGAGCGTGACCACCCGGGCGACGGGACGTTCGGCGAACGGATCCGGCAGCACCCGCAGCGCGGCCAGACCAAGGTACGTCAGGGCCAGACCGATCACCCCGAAGACCACGGACGACTGGATGATCCGTACCGGCATGCCGCCGACCGTGTCGGTGGACAGCTGCGGCAACGCGTCACCGATCAGGACCCCGACGAAGCCGTACACCGCCGAGACCGACACCATGCCGAGGGTCAGCCAGCCGACCGGACGCACCAGCATCCGCAGCGTGGAGTGCTGCCGACCGCCGGCCTGACTCATCGGCCCGACCGACGCGGCCATCGCGATGTTGCAGGCCGTGAACGTGCCGGCCAGACCGGAGACGAAGGCGAACAGCAGACCGGCGGCGGTACCAGCGATCGCCGTGTCGCGGGCGTCCCGGCCAAGCAGCGCGTTGGCGACGTTGTCCCCGATCACCGCGTCGACGAAGTGGTACGACCACAGGATGGACAACAGCACACCGGCGGCCACGCTCCAACCGATGATCCGTCCGGTTCGGGGCGGCCGTACCGGCACCGATAGACGCGGCTCCGCTGTCCGTAGTTCGCTCATGACCGTTCACCTCGCGAATCCATCGCACGCCGTCGATAGGCAGTGTCACACGGACACCCACGGGATCGTTCTTCGACGATGCCGGAAGGGTTCTTCGTACGTGCGGGATCGGCGACGAGCAGCGGTCACGACCGGGCACGATCCATCGCGATCGGACCCGAGCCGGACCCGTCAGCTCAGGTCACAGCCGGCCAGGGAACCGTCGTAGCCCCGGAAGAAGGCGGCGATCCGCTGGTCGGCGGTGCCGTGCGAGCCTTCCTCGAACCACGGCTGGTTCGGATCGTCCGCGACCGCTTCGAGACCGAGTCGGAACTCCTCCAGATCGCCGTCGTCGAGCCGCAGCGCGCCGTCGCGCACCGAGTCACCCAGGTAAGCGCCGGCCAGGCAGTCGGCGGCCAGTTCACGCTGGATGCTGAAGGAGTAGTCCAGCTCCAACCGGACTTGGATGCCGTGCGCGTACTCGTGCCCGATCAGGTAGAACAGGAAGGAATCCCCCACCGCCTGGAAAACGGTGAAGGCCCAGTTGGCGTCGTAGGCGATGAACTCGGTGCCCCCCGCGAGGCAATAGACGGCATTGTTGCGGGGGATCAACTGGTCGCCGCAACTGACCTCTCCGTCGCGGTAGTAGGGAATGGTCCGGCCGATCGGCTGGAACTCGGCGCCGAACCCGGCGAACCGCTGTGACCAGTACTGATCCGCCAGCCTCTCGGCACCTTCGATGTCCTGCTCGAACTCCTCCACCGTGTCGGTGCCCTCCAGCAGGTCCTCGCCGTCGGCCCGGGTGGGCTCCGCGCCCGGCGCCGCCGGCTGGTTCGGCTCCCCCTGCTCCCCACCGGGCAGTGGCGCGACCGCGCACGCACCGGCGGCGACCACGGCGACGCAGAGTGCCGCCAGTCGGGCCGGACTCCAGCGGCGGTCACCGGGCTGGTCCATGCCATCCTCCTCGGACAACGGTGGGGACGTCACACGCGAGCGCCCCACGCGTGTCCGTGCCAGACATGCTGCCTCAGTCGCGCAACACGCATCCCGGCGGCCAGCGGATCATCGCCGC
The sequence above is a segment of the Solwaraspora sp. WMMD406 genome. Coding sequences within it:
- a CDS encoding HAD family phosphatase, with the translated sequence MLFDMDGTLIDSEKLWDVALRELAERYGGRLSATARLAMVGSDLATTMRLLHDDLDQPWRDPRTGADWVTRRVAQLFGAGLPWRPGAEDLLRAVRSDGFRTALVTSTERPLVDIALRSLGRHNFDVVVCGDEVSATKPDPAPYLSATAALGVAPRECVAVEDSPAGVASAYAARVAVLAVPAEVALTVPPGVHVRDSLVGVTTATLVAVHREALSAGHLGQRSAVAHPDQRLVAGRP
- a CDS encoding neutral zinc metallopeptidase, yielding MDQPGDRRWSPARLAALCVAVVAAGACAVAPLPGGEQGEPNQPAAPGAEPTRADGEDLLEGTDTVEEFEQDIEGAERLADQYWSQRFAGFGAEFQPIGRTIPYYRDGEVSCGDQLIPRNNAVYCLAGGTEFIAYDANWAFTVFQAVGDSFLFYLIGHEYAHGIQVRLELDYSFSIQRELAADCLAGAYLGDSVRDGALRLDDGDLEEFRLGLEAVADDPNQPWFEEGSHGTADQRIAAFFRGYDGSLAGCDLS